The genomic window GGGGAGGCTTGGCTGACATGTTCACACTGTCTCGTTCCCCCCTGACCCAGGTGCGTAACTTCGCTGACGTAGTAGGTGCGGGTGGCGGACTTGGAGTATGCGGACTTGGAGCGGGCTTGCGGACTTTCTCGCTCTCTCGAATGATCGCATAGGCAAGTATTTTTGTAATCTACAAACGTTTAACGTTACCCACGGGTTTTTCTCGTTTCAGCGGCTGGCTATAAAAAGGGGTCGTGCTGCACATGGACATCGAGtacaccaccaacaaccgcTTGCATCACCCACCCAACACTGTCTACTCTTTACTCCCATCAACTCTGCAGACATGTCTCCCACAATCCTCATCGCTGGTGCCACAGGCAACACTGGCCGAAACACTACCGAAACCCTGTCACGATTTATCGATTCCAAGAGCTTTCTCTCTGGCTACAAgatcctcgccctcacccGTTCCGCCAACGGAGATGCAGCCAAGCAGTTGTCCAAGCTGCCAAACGTCGAGGTCGTGGAGATGGCCTGGACAGAGGTAACAGCCGATTGGCTTCGCAAAAACAATGTCGTCAGGGCATTTATAGCATCACACGTGCTGCCAACCCAGTTTTCCGAAGAGTCAACATTCCATGTTGCCGCTCTCAAAGCAGGCGTCAAGTATGTCGTTCGCATCTCGACCACGGCTGCAAACGTGCGCCCTGACAGTCTGGCGTACTACTCACGAACACACTGGGCGATCGAAAGCTTGCTGGCCTCGCCAGAGTTTAGTGCTATGCAGTGGACTTCGCTGCAGCCCAATGCCTTCACTCCGCTCTTCCTCAACACTGGGGTGCAGTTCGTCAAAGATTTCCGAGAGACCGGAAAGCAGGGTATTCTGAGGCTAATGTCAAACGAGGATGCGCCTGTCGCTCCTATTGATGCTAACGAGGTCGGGGCTATCGCCGCTCACTTgttggccgaggaggatcCAAGCCGACACAACAAGGCAAAGTACGTCTTGAACGGACCAGAGGACATCACCGGCAAGCAGGTTGTCGAATTGGTTGAACAAGCCATTGGCACCAAGGTCGAAAACGTTGTTTATAAGGATACGTCTTTTATTGATCACATGGTTATGGCGGCACCTTCAGAATTTCAGTCTATTATGAAGTCGATTGTGCACTCTTTGGATGCGAGCTGGGAAGGAAAGTGttcgacctcgacgacgagcaaGGAGATGCTGGAGTTGGATCTACTGAAGCTCACGCCTGCTGAGGCGTTCAAGGCTTTCATCCAGTAGGGAAGATGACGTCTTTCGAGCCTATAAACTCAAACCTACCTCAAGGCAGATAGAAATGAAAGGCCCCGGTGCGAAGATAGCTTAAACTCTGGATATATAGAAATCAGGGTTCTTAAGGTCACCAAGGATCACCATTCCCACTCCTTCTACCATGGGTGCCTATAATCCATTCCTAGATATCAGTACTAGATTTTGGCTTCAGCTGAGCTTATTAAATACCAATCGGGCTCTAGTGTCACGTGCCTATTCACGGTCATGAATGGCGCAGCCTGATTCTAGAACAGCCTCATTCCCCTCTTCACTCACTTTTCAGCCTCAATTTCTGACCAGGAATCTTCCTTGAATGTCTGGAGCGTCCTCAAGATGGCGGATCCGGGTCCACCTACGGGATTATTCCCCATCTACGAGCCCAATAACCAAGAACCAGCAGTTGAGTGAGCGACTGAGTGACTGCGCAAGGGCACTGGACGACTACGCTGACAGATGTGCCTGCAGTATTGTCATCATCCATGGCTTGAAAGGTCATGCGTACAAGACATGGACTTCTCCTCTTATGCCCGACGCAGTGGCAGATTTACCCACTGATCTGCAGCCAGATGGAGATATGATCGCGTCAAGGCGACAACAGGTTCTTCGCAGTGTCACAAGCTTGATGAAACGGGCCTCAGGAAAACGAGGGCTGAGAAACGCCTCCAAGCCTAAGACACCAGTTCCAACGCTTTTCTGGCCTCGCGATTTGCTACCCGAAGACTGTCCGAATGCCCGCATCCTCACTTACGGATACGACACCAAGATCACCAAGTATACGTCTGGGTCAACGAACAAAAACAGTGTCTTTTCGCACAGCAAGGACTTCTTATTCGCGCTCGGGAGAAGCCATACCAAAGATCGCCCTCTAATCTTTTTAGCACATAGCCTTGGCGGAATTGTTGTCAAAGAGGTGACTGGAGACTACCTAAGCCAAGATGAGGAATGAGGACTAACTATTGAGTGAGATGCTGGCATTGTCTTCGACCTCCCACCCTGATGAACTCAGCAATATAGTCAAGTCTACTGCCGCCGTCATATTCCTAGGCACACCTCACCGCGGCAGCCCGGATCTATCCGCGCTTGGCGCCTGGGCTAAATCCGTTCTTAGTGGTTTGCGCTTTCAAACGAACTCGGCAATCCTTGATACTCTCGGCCTTAAGACGACAGATCTCGAACGCTCGCAGGAAGCATTCTCGGGGCTTTGGTTCAAACACGGCTTTCAAGTCAAGACATTCCAAGAAGGATACCCTATGACCAAAATCAATCTTGGTGTATTAGGAAACAAGGTTGTGCCAGACACATCCTCGTTGATAGGGGACCAGCGAGAACATGCCGAGACACTCCAGGCCAACCATATGGAGATGTGCAGATATTCTGGACGGGAAGACCCAAACTTTGTCAAGGTCGTGGGAGAGCTGAGATCGGTATATCTTGCAATTTCGACCAGCACAATGGTCAGCACGACTCATGATCACCGTACTGGCCAGCCTGTTGCGGCTAACTCGAGCATGTTTAATGCGACTGGCGGTCAAGAGTTGACTGCTCAGCAAGCCGCTTGTCTCAAATCTATCCAGTTCCCCCACATGCATCGCCCTCGCCAGCTCATTGA from Fusarium keratoplasticum isolate Fu6.1 chromosome 10, whole genome shotgun sequence includes these protein-coding regions:
- a CDS encoding NmrA domain-containing protein, whose translation is MSPTILIAGATGNTGRNTTETLSRFIDSKSFLSGYKILALTRSANGDAAKQLSKLPNVEVVEMAWTEVTADWLRKNNVVRAFIASHVLPTQFSEESTFHVAALKAGVKYVVRISTTAANVRPDSLAYYSRTHWAIESLLASPEFSAMQWTSLQPNAFTPLFLNTGVQFVKDFRETGKQGILRLMSNEDAPVAPIDANEVGAIAAHLLAEEDPSRHNKAKYVLNGPEDITGKQVVELVEQAIGTKVENVVYKDTSFIDHMVMAAPSEFQSIMKSIVHSLDASWEGKCSTSTTSKEMLELDLLKLTPAEAFKAFIQ